From Microlunatus capsulatus, a single genomic window includes:
- a CDS encoding right-handed parallel beta-helix repeat-containing protein, giving the protein MTIPRPTPDQPAPAGPSAFRRATRIIVSAALTLAAGAAPLLLPGTAAAATNLVVDGFDRSVTSGWGKADAGSAWADMIGGSSTSVSGSEGRVTNILGGRSFRAYQKAVAAEDTEVRAEFTVPAAKDFIYTIEARKQADLSAYLARGRIDSAGKLHIEVLRTQGAALTMLKEMTLETPVVVGQKLTLKLSTTGEAPVIVRGKVFVSGTTEPGWQVTFLDSAAAALKTPGYAGLQAYNGGANAAINLATQAFTVTDTTPEPDPEPSVEPGGSTSPAPGGGTTSPTPGGGTTSPTPGGGTPTIAPPPPPPVKLATRHGADPVGSATYPVPSNALFVSPTAGDDTFPGTQDKPFRTLNKALTKNWSGQTIVLRAGTYHESVLVAPGRAATIQPYPGEKVWFDGTRPVTGFTKSGPGVVAGGWTTEFDHSPTYTKGQPDGTAVGWTWLDPKYPLAANPDMVWIGDEEQTQVGSVAALVPGTFYVDYAADKLYLGSDPGDREVRASDLQVAFSLRAPGTVLRGFGIQRYADSVWQQGVISSYWERMTLDNMTVLDSATGGVGFFKQGSVIKNTTIDGSGQIALHANQADDLVLDNLSITDSNDEHFNPAPSSGGIKITQTRGVTLKNSELLRTYGSQFWTDQSTFNINVFGNEILDGSRYGVVLEISSTATVADNIIAGNAFDGVLVANTDKVHIWNNTLVGNRKAIAFAQDSRRIEQLAVSGHDPRRTQPDLSMPWVIGNSTIGNNVMSAGSTSGALVAYEVYELISNASDLGISTNGNVYSQTALGVPNATAVWARKGSQPYHFIMLDDFRDNTGQERTSINPMLSTPVDGAYRPVSSVASKVGAVAQPLPSEVADRIGKPTGEKYLGAWTRPTA; this is encoded by the coding sequence ATGACCATCCCCCGCCCCACCCCCGACCAGCCGGCCCCCGCCGGCCCGAGCGCCTTCCGGCGCGCCACCCGGATCATCGTCTCCGCGGCCCTGACGCTGGCCGCCGGCGCGGCCCCGCTGCTCCTCCCGGGCACCGCCGCGGCCGCCACCAACCTCGTCGTCGACGGCTTCGACCGCTCGGTCACCAGCGGCTGGGGCAAGGCCGACGCCGGGAGCGCCTGGGCCGACATGATCGGCGGCAGCTCCACCTCGGTCTCGGGCAGCGAGGGCAGGGTGACGAACATCCTCGGCGGGCGCAGCTTCCGCGCCTACCAGAAGGCGGTCGCCGCCGAGGACACCGAGGTGCGCGCCGAGTTCACCGTGCCGGCCGCGAAGGACTTCATCTACACGATCGAGGCGCGCAAGCAGGCGGACCTCTCCGCCTACCTGGCTCGCGGCCGGATCGACTCCGCCGGCAAGCTGCACATCGAGGTCCTGCGGACCCAGGGCGCCGCGCTCACCATGCTCAAGGAGATGACGCTGGAGACCCCGGTCGTCGTGGGCCAGAAGCTGACCCTCAAGCTCTCCACCACCGGCGAGGCGCCCGTCATCGTGCGGGGCAAGGTCTTCGTCAGCGGCACGACCGAGCCGGGGTGGCAGGTCACCTTCCTGGACTCCGCCGCCGCCGCGCTCAAGACGCCGGGCTACGCCGGCCTGCAGGCCTACAACGGCGGCGCCAACGCCGCCATCAACCTGGCCACGCAGGCCTTCACCGTCACCGACACCACCCCCGAGCCCGACCCCGAGCCGTCGGTCGAGCCGGGGGGCTCCACCTCCCCGGCCCCCGGTGGCGGCACCACGAGCCCCACCCCCGGCGGCGGCACCACCAGCCCGACGCCCGGCGGCGGCACGCCGACCATCGCCCCGCCGCCGCCCCCGCCGGTCAAGCTGGCCACGAGGCACGGCGCGGACCCGGTCGGCAGCGCCACCTACCCGGTCCCGTCCAACGCGCTGTTCGTCTCCCCGACCGCCGGTGACGACACCTTCCCCGGCACCCAGGACAAGCCGTTCCGGACGCTCAACAAGGCGCTGACCAAGAACTGGTCCGGCCAGACCATCGTGCTGCGGGCCGGCACCTACCACGAGTCCGTGCTGGTCGCCCCGGGTCGCGCCGCCACGATCCAGCCCTACCCGGGCGAGAAGGTCTGGTTCGACGGCACCCGCCCCGTCACCGGCTTCACCAAGAGCGGCCCCGGCGTCGTCGCCGGCGGCTGGACCACCGAGTTCGACCACAGCCCCACCTACACCAAGGGCCAGCCGGACGGCACGGCCGTCGGCTGGACCTGGCTGGACCCGAAGTACCCGCTGGCGGCCAACCCCGACATGGTCTGGATCGGTGACGAGGAGCAGACGCAGGTGGGCAGCGTCGCGGCCCTGGTGCCGGGCACCTTCTACGTCGACTACGCCGCCGACAAGCTCTACCTGGGCAGCGACCCGGGCGACCGCGAGGTGCGCGCCTCAGACCTGCAGGTGGCGTTCTCCCTCCGCGCCCCCGGCACCGTGCTGCGCGGCTTCGGCATCCAGCGCTACGCCGACTCGGTGTGGCAGCAGGGCGTGATCAGCAGCTACTGGGAGCGGATGACCCTGGACAACATGACGGTGCTGGACAGCGCCACCGGCGGCGTCGGCTTCTTCAAGCAGGGCTCGGTGATCAAGAACACCACCATCGACGGCTCCGGCCAGATCGCCCTGCACGCCAACCAGGCCGACGACCTGGTGCTCGACAACCTCTCGATCACCGACAGCAACGACGAGCACTTCAACCCGGCTCCCAGCTCGGGCGGGATCAAGATCACCCAGACCCGCGGCGTGACGCTGAAGAACAGCGAGCTGCTGCGGACCTACGGCAGCCAGTTCTGGACCGACCAGTCGACCTTCAACATCAACGTCTTCGGCAACGAGATCCTCGACGGCTCCCGCTACGGGGTGGTCCTGGAGATCTCCTCCACCGCCACGGTCGCCGACAACATCATCGCCGGCAACGCCTTCGACGGCGTCCTGGTCGCCAACACCGACAAGGTGCACATCTGGAACAACACCCTGGTGGGCAACCGCAAGGCCATCGCCTTCGCCCAGGACTCCCGCCGCATCGAGCAGCTGGCGGTCTCCGGCCACGACCCGCGGCGCACCCAGCCCGACCTGTCGATGCCCTGGGTGATCGGGAACAGCACGATCGGCAACAACGTGATGTCGGCCGGCTCCACCTCCGGCGCCCTGGTGGCCTACGAGGTCTACGAGCTGATCTCCAACGCCAGCGACCTCGGGATCTCCACCAACGGCAACGTCTACTCCCAGACCGCGCTGGGGGTGCCGAACGCGACGGCGGTCTGGGCCCGCAAGGGTAGCCAGCCCTACCACTTCATCATGCTCGACGACTTCCGCGACAACACCGGCCAGGAGCGCACCAGCATCAACCCGATGCTCTCGACGCCGGTGGACGGCGCCTACCGCCCGGTCAGCTCGGTCGCGAGCAAGGTGGGGGCCGTGGCCCAGCCGCTGCCCTCGGAGGTCGCCGACCGGATCGGCAAGCCGACCGGTGAGAAGTACCTCGGGGCGTGGACCCGGCCGACCGCCTGA
- the moaA gene encoding GTP 3',8-cyclase MoaA: MPSVRPGDEPAPAPGPGAGALRDRYGRVATDLRISLTDRCNLRCTYCMPAEGLDWMPHEEVLDDAEVVRLARIGVERLGITTLRLTGGEPLLRKDLEHLVAELTALRPRPVVALTTNGIGLARRADALAAAGLDRINVSLDTLQADTFTKLTRRRRLDDVLAGVRAARRAGLDPVKINTVLMRGVNDHEAVPLLRWAMEEGVQLRFIEQMPLDAQHAWERETMVTAAEIRARIEPHLPLVEDPADALARGSAPAELFRVAGTEHSVGIIAAVSKPFCGSCDRVRLTADGQIRTCLFSRTESDLRGALRAGADDATIADRWLVAVAGKQAGHGIDDPSFLQPDRPMSAIGG, encoded by the coding sequence ATGCCGAGCGTGCGACCCGGCGACGAGCCGGCTCCCGCGCCCGGACCCGGCGCGGGAGCGCTCCGCGACCGGTACGGCCGGGTGGCCACCGACCTGCGGATCTCGCTCACCGACCGGTGCAACCTGCGCTGCACCTACTGCATGCCTGCCGAGGGCCTCGACTGGATGCCGCACGAGGAGGTGCTCGACGACGCCGAGGTGGTCCGGCTGGCCCGGATCGGCGTCGAGCGGCTCGGCATCACCACGCTGCGGCTGACCGGCGGCGAGCCGCTGCTGCGCAAGGACCTCGAGCACCTGGTCGCCGAGCTCACGGCTCTCCGGCCCCGGCCGGTCGTGGCCCTGACGACCAACGGCATCGGGCTGGCCCGCCGGGCCGACGCGCTGGCCGCCGCGGGCCTGGACCGGATCAACGTCTCCTTGGACACGCTGCAGGCGGACACCTTCACGAAGCTGACCCGCCGCCGCCGGCTGGACGACGTGCTGGCCGGCGTGCGGGCGGCTCGCCGCGCGGGGCTGGACCCGGTCAAGATCAACACCGTGCTGATGCGCGGGGTCAACGACCACGAGGCCGTGCCGCTGCTGCGCTGGGCGATGGAGGAGGGCGTCCAGCTCCGCTTCATCGAGCAGATGCCGCTGGACGCCCAGCACGCCTGGGAGCGGGAGACGATGGTGACCGCGGCCGAGATCCGCGCCCGCATCGAGCCCCACCTGCCCCTCGTGGAGGACCCGGCCGACGCCCTGGCCCGCGGCAGCGCGCCCGCCGAGCTCTTCCGGGTGGCGGGCACCGAGCACAGCGTCGGGATCATCGCCGCGGTCTCCAAGCCGTTCTGCGGCAGCTGCGACCGGGTCCGGCTGACCGCCGACGGCCAGATCCGCACGTGCCTGTTCTCCCGCACCGAGTCCGACCTGCGCGGGGCGCTGCGGGCCGGCGCCGACGACGCGACGATCGCCGACCGCTGGCTGGTCGCCGTGGCCGGCAAGCAGGCCGGGCACGGCATCGACGACCCGTCCTTCCTGCAGCCCGACCGGCCGATGTCCGCCATCGGCGGCTGA
- a CDS encoding DUF3099 domain-containing protein, producing MADPEQDADPGRRPPQRPSGPGSRARSRPVPAAVITDARGASSRELSGRMRRYTITMAFRMACFVSMIWVQGWLRWVLLACAVFLPYVAVVLANQADERTKGSEVEHGAPEDAPQLTTGVVVVEGDVVEGDVVAEGPVEGSVVDGPEDEDERRDRVA from the coding sequence GTGGCCGACCCCGAGCAGGACGCCGACCCGGGCCGCCGCCCTCCGCAGCGCCCGTCCGGCCCCGGATCCCGGGCCCGCAGCCGACCCGTCCCCGCCGCCGTCATCACCGACGCGCGCGGCGCCTCGAGCCGTGAGCTGTCCGGCCGGATGCGGCGCTACACGATCACCATGGCGTTCCGGATGGCCTGCTTCGTCAGCATGATCTGGGTGCAGGGCTGGTTGCGGTGGGTGCTGCTGGCCTGCGCCGTCTTCCTGCCCTACGTCGCCGTCGTGCTGGCCAACCAGGCCGACGAGCGCACCAAGGGCAGCGAGGTCGAGCACGGGGCCCCCGAGGACGCCCCGCAGCTGACGACGGGCGTGGTCGTCGTCGAGGGCGATGTCGTCGAGGGTGACGTCGTCGCGGAGGGCCCGGTGGAGGGGTCCGTCGTGGACGGGCCCGAGGACGAGGACGAGCGGAGGGATCGCGTTGCCTGA
- a CDS encoding sensor histidine kinase, translated as MSSPDSFRDIGTLAGGGQPDAPHLPISTLVEQLVQHAADVGAAQDRLRTFQDGNRRIIGELGLPALLQSVPDVAREVVGTRYAALAVLGPTGHVEQLLHSGLSPAELLAAGEPPKGRGVLALVVEDPVPTRLTSVAAHPQSGGFPVGHPALDTLLSVPVRSRDGLHAVLHLAERTDGRAFTEEDEDLAEALAVTAGIAVDNALVHEDSRRRQEWLRAAAGLTRLLLAGDLDRAGALAHTADVVRRLLGADDVAVLVPGPGRTHLEVVAATGPSGPDLVGLSLPTATSLAGRCLRHGQGLHVDLERAQHVAETALAAVAPAGPALVLPLRADGPGAGVLLAVRRPRRAPFTQSELDMAETFAGQAAVALQLAERLSGTQRLDGLEQRDGIARELHEQVVQRLFALRADLQETAAGVTDPPVRDRLLRCAEQVEETVRQIRASVFTLAADAPTTTTVGEAVLAVVEELVPVLGLRPQVELVGPLAWPASAPLVRDVEAVVRESLTNVSKYAGASRVGVRVVTDGSRLELAVVDDGVGLQGTTRRSGLDNLRRRAERHGGHLDIDNSTEGGLRLLWAIPL; from the coding sequence ATGAGCTCCCCCGATAGCTTTCGAGATATCGGCACGCTCGCTGGCGGGGGACAGCCAGACGCGCCGCACCTGCCGATCAGCACGCTGGTCGAGCAGCTGGTCCAGCACGCCGCTGACGTCGGCGCCGCCCAGGACCGCCTCCGCACGTTCCAGGACGGCAACCGGCGGATCATCGGCGAGCTCGGCCTCCCCGCGCTGCTGCAGTCGGTCCCCGACGTCGCCCGGGAGGTCGTCGGGACCCGCTACGCCGCGCTCGCCGTGCTCGGGCCCACCGGGCACGTCGAGCAGCTGCTGCACAGCGGGCTGTCGCCGGCCGAGCTGCTGGCCGCGGGCGAGCCGCCGAAGGGCCGGGGCGTGCTGGCGCTGGTCGTCGAGGACCCGGTGCCCACCCGCCTGACCAGCGTCGCCGCCCACCCGCAGTCCGGGGGCTTCCCCGTCGGGCACCCGGCTCTGGACACCCTGCTCAGCGTGCCGGTGCGCAGCCGCGACGGGCTGCACGCCGTCCTCCACCTGGCCGAGCGGACGGACGGCCGCGCCTTCACCGAGGAGGACGAGGACCTCGCCGAGGCCCTCGCCGTCACGGCCGGCATCGCGGTCGACAACGCCCTCGTGCACGAGGACTCCCGGCGCCGGCAGGAGTGGCTGCGGGCCGCCGCCGGGCTGACCCGGCTGCTGCTCGCGGGCGACCTGGACCGTGCGGGCGCGCTCGCCCACACCGCCGACGTCGTCCGCCGGCTGCTCGGCGCCGACGACGTGGCCGTCCTGGTGCCGGGACCGGGCCGCACCCACCTCGAGGTCGTCGCGGCCACCGGCCCGAGCGGGCCCGACCTCGTCGGCCTCTCGCTGCCGACCGCGACCAGCCTGGCCGGGCGGTGCCTGCGGCACGGCCAGGGGCTGCACGTCGACCTGGAGCGCGCACAGCACGTCGCGGAGACGGCGCTGGCCGCCGTGGCGCCGGCCGGACCGGCCCTGGTGCTGCCGCTGCGCGCCGACGGACCCGGCGCGGGCGTGCTGCTGGCGGTCCGCCGACCGCGCCGCGCCCCCTTCACCCAGTCCGAGCTCGACATGGCCGAGACCTTCGCCGGCCAGGCCGCCGTCGCCCTGCAGCTGGCGGAGCGCCTCTCCGGCACCCAGCGCCTGGACGGCCTGGAGCAGCGGGACGGCATCGCCCGCGAGCTGCACGAGCAGGTCGTCCAGCGGCTGTTCGCCCTCCGGGCCGACCTGCAGGAGACCGCCGCGGGCGTTACGGACCCACCGGTGCGCGACCGGCTGCTGCGCTGCGCCGAGCAGGTCGAGGAGACCGTCCGCCAGATCCGGGCCTCGGTCTTCACCCTGGCGGCCGACGCCCCCACGACCACGACGGTCGGCGAGGCCGTCCTCGCCGTCGTCGAGGAGCTCGTGCCCGTCCTCGGCCTCCGGCCGCAGGTGGAGCTGGTGGGGCCGCTGGCCTGGCCGGCGAGCGCCCCGCTGGTGCGGGACGTCGAGGCGGTGGTCCGCGAGTCGCTGACCAACGTCAGCAAGTACGCCGGCGCCTCGCGCGTCGGGGTCCGCGTCGTCACCGACGGGAGCCGGCTGGAGCTGGCGGTCGTCGACGACGGCGTCGGGCTGCAGGGAACGACCCGGCGCAGCGGTCTGGACAACCTCCGCCGCCGCGCCGAACGCCACGGGGGACATCTCGACATCGACAACTCAACTGAAGGTGGCCTCAGACTGCTATGGGCAATTCCCCTCTGA
- a CDS encoding DoxX family protein, whose translation MSKGSDFGLLLVRVGVGAACVAHGAQKLFGSFGGYGIKGTGGWFESVGFVPGERNAIAAGLAEAGGGALLALGLASGPAGAAVAGNMVVASSTHTGFFNTGGGYELPATFGLVGAAVAAGGPGRYSLDALTGDALNKPWLRAVALVGAVASAAYLISERARVLAERGDDTAAEDTGDPHAEG comes from the coding sequence ATGAGCAAGGGAAGTGACTTCGGTCTGCTGTTGGTCCGGGTCGGCGTCGGAGCCGCCTGCGTCGCCCACGGCGCCCAGAAGCTGTTCGGCTCCTTCGGGGGCTACGGCATCAAGGGCACCGGGGGCTGGTTCGAGTCCGTCGGCTTCGTGCCGGGCGAGCGCAACGCCATCGCCGCGGGCCTGGCGGAGGCCGGGGGCGGCGCGCTGCTCGCGCTCGGCCTGGCCAGCGGCCCGGCGGGTGCTGCCGTCGCCGGCAACATGGTGGTGGCGAGCTCGACCCACACCGGCTTCTTCAACACCGGCGGCGGCTACGAGCTGCCCGCCACGTTCGGCCTGGTGGGTGCCGCGGTCGCGGCCGGCGGCCCGGGCCGCTACTCCCTCGACGCCCTCACCGGCGACGCGCTGAACAAGCCCTGGCTGCGGGCGGTCGCCCTGGTCGGGGCGGTGGCCTCGGCCGCCTACCTCATCAGCGAGCGGGCCCGCGTCCTCGCCGAGCGAGGCGACGACACCGCCGCCGAGGACACCGGCGACCCGCACGCCGAGGGCTGA
- a CDS encoding acetone carboxylase has translation MPEPGADPGSVLRGVDPLPVGPDGLVCSAKGCREPATTDLRWNNPKIHPEDRRKHWLACDAHREQLRCFLASRGFLREVEPLGAESA, from the coding sequence TTGCCTGAGCCGGGAGCGGACCCCGGGTCGGTGCTGCGCGGGGTCGACCCGCTGCCGGTCGGGCCGGACGGCCTGGTCTGCTCGGCGAAGGGCTGCCGCGAGCCGGCGACCACCGACCTGCGGTGGAACAACCCGAAGATCCACCCCGAGGACCGGCGCAAGCACTGGCTGGCCTGCGACGCGCACCGCGAGCAGCTGCGCTGCTTCCTGGCCTCGCGCGGCTTCCTCCGCGAGGTCGAGCCGCTGGGGGCCGAGAGCGCCTGA
- the fabG gene encoding 3-oxoacyl-ACP reductase FabG: MTTTASPAAPAPTPRTVLVTGGSRGIGRGIAERMAASGHRVAATYRSGGVPEGVLGVQADVTDGEQVEAAFARVEAELGPVEVLVANAGITRDTLLMRMTDEDWDAVLATNLTGAFRLARRAARPMVRARFGRLVFISSVVGQLGSAGQVNYAASKSGLVGLARSVARELGSRGITANVVAPGFVETDMTAELGEETVQKYAAQIPLGRLGAVDDVAAAVEFLASDAAGYVTGALLPVDGGLGMGH; this comes from the coding sequence GTGACCACCACCGCCAGCCCCGCCGCGCCCGCCCCCACCCCCCGGACCGTCCTGGTCACGGGCGGCAGCCGGGGCATCGGCCGCGGCATCGCCGAGCGGATGGCGGCCTCGGGCCACCGGGTGGCGGCCACCTACCGCAGCGGTGGGGTCCCCGAGGGCGTGCTGGGCGTGCAGGCCGACGTCACCGACGGCGAGCAGGTCGAGGCCGCCTTCGCCCGCGTCGAGGCCGAGCTGGGTCCCGTCGAGGTGCTGGTGGCCAACGCCGGCATCACCCGCGACACGCTCCTGATGCGGATGACCGACGAGGACTGGGACGCGGTGCTGGCCACCAACCTCACCGGCGCCTTCCGGCTGGCCCGGCGGGCGGCGCGCCCGATGGTCCGGGCCCGGTTCGGCCGGCTGGTCTTCATCTCCTCCGTCGTCGGCCAGCTGGGCTCGGCCGGCCAGGTGAACTACGCCGCCTCCAAGTCCGGCCTCGTCGGCCTGGCCCGGTCCGTGGCCCGCGAGCTGGGCTCCCGCGGGATCACCGCCAACGTCGTCGCCCCGGGGTTCGTCGAGACCGACATGACCGCCGAGCTGGGGGAGGAGACCGTGCAGAAGTACGCCGCGCAGATCCCGCTGGGCCGGCTCGGCGCCGTCGACGACGTGGCTGCGGCCGTGGAGTTCCTCGCCTCCGACGCGGCGGGCTACGTCACCGGGGCGCTGCTCCCGGTCGACGGCGGGCTGGGCATGGGACACTGA
- the fabI gene encoding enoyl-ACP reductase FabI has protein sequence MGILEGKNILVAGVTLDTSIGFHVARIAQAEGATVVVSNFGRAMSLTGRVIKKLDPVPPLLEVDVTNEEHLGGLAEKLGEHVDRLDGVVHSLAFANPETALGGKFLSTPWADVATALQVSAYSLASLTMACKPLLAPSASVVGMTFDAQVSWPVYDWMGVSKSALESTSRYLARYLGPEGVRVNLVAAGPLETLAKRAIGGADTFNEVWGQRAPLGWDPKDMEPTARAVVALLSDWFPKTTGEMVHVDGGLHSTGA, from the coding sequence GTGGGAATCCTCGAAGGCAAGAACATCCTGGTGGCCGGTGTCACCCTCGACACCTCGATCGGCTTCCACGTCGCGCGCATCGCGCAGGCCGAGGGCGCCACGGTCGTCGTGTCCAACTTCGGGCGGGCGATGAGCCTGACGGGCCGGGTGATCAAGAAGCTGGACCCGGTGCCGCCGCTGCTCGAGGTCGACGTCACGAACGAGGAGCACCTGGGCGGGCTGGCCGAGAAGCTCGGCGAGCACGTCGACCGGCTGGACGGCGTCGTCCACTCCCTCGCCTTCGCCAACCCCGAGACCGCGCTGGGCGGCAAGTTCCTCAGCACCCCGTGGGCCGACGTCGCCACCGCGCTCCAGGTCTCGGCCTACTCCCTGGCCTCGCTCACGATGGCGTGCAAGCCGCTACTGGCGCCGTCCGCCTCGGTGGTCGGGATGACCTTCGACGCCCAGGTCTCCTGGCCCGTCTACGACTGGATGGGCGTCTCCAAGTCGGCCCTGGAGAGCACCAGCCGCTACCTGGCCCGCTACCTCGGTCCCGAGGGCGTCCGGGTGAACCTCGTCGCCGCGGGTCCGCTGGAGACGCTGGCCAAGCGGGCGATCGGCGGCGCCGACACCTTCAACGAGGTCTGGGGCCAGCGCGCCCCGCTCGGCTGGGACCCGAAGGACATGGAGCCGACGGCCCGCGCCGTCGTCGCCCTGCTCAGCGACTGGTTCCCCAAGACGACGGGTGAGATGGTGCACGTCGACGGCGGCCTGCACTCCACCGGCGCCTGA
- the fdhD gene encoding formate dehydrogenase accessory sulfurtransferase FdhD: protein MGRVTRLHPVLKLGPGPAVRRTDTLAVEEPLEIRLDGESFQVTMRTPGDDVDLVHGLLHSEGVISCAEDLVGARYCDGVGPDGANTYNVLDVALAPTARPPAPEQLRRVTTTSACGVCGTTSIDQVVKQTSHALGEGLALPAALVSAAPDRLREHQKAFDKTGGLHAAGLMTADGTIVCAREDVGRHNAVDKVVGWALRQGRLPLSDLVLVVSGRASFELTQKAVLAGLPMMVAVSAPSSLAAELATEAGLTLVGFVRGDRMNVYSHPGRVLTPAPVG, encoded by the coding sequence ATGGGACGTGTCACCCGCCTGCACCCGGTGCTCAAGCTCGGACCCGGTCCGGCCGTGCGCCGCACCGACACCCTCGCCGTCGAGGAGCCGCTGGAGATCCGGCTGGACGGCGAGTCCTTCCAGGTCACCATGCGGACCCCGGGCGACGACGTCGACCTCGTCCACGGCCTGCTGCACAGCGAGGGCGTCATCTCCTGCGCCGAGGACCTGGTGGGCGCGCGGTACTGCGACGGCGTCGGGCCCGACGGCGCCAACACCTACAACGTGCTCGACGTCGCCCTGGCGCCGACGGCGCGGCCCCCCGCCCCCGAGCAGCTCCGCCGGGTGACGACCACGAGCGCGTGCGGGGTCTGCGGGACGACGAGCATCGACCAGGTGGTCAAGCAGACCTCCCACGCGCTGGGGGAGGGGCTGGCCCTGCCGGCCGCCCTCGTCTCGGCCGCCCCGGACCGGCTGCGCGAGCACCAGAAGGCCTTCGACAAGACCGGCGGGCTGCACGCCGCCGGGCTGATGACGGCCGACGGCACGATCGTCTGCGCCCGGGAGGACGTCGGCCGGCACAACGCCGTCGACAAGGTGGTCGGCTGGGCGCTGCGCCAGGGCCGGCTGCCGCTGTCCGACCTCGTGCTCGTCGTCTCGGGGCGGGCGTCGTTCGAGCTGACGCAGAAGGCGGTGCTCGCCGGGCTGCCGATGATGGTCGCGGTCTCGGCCCCGAGCTCGCTGGCCGCGGAGCTGGCCACCGAGGCCGGCCTGACCCTGGTCGGGTTCGTGCGGGGCGACCGGATGAACGTCTACTCCCACCCCGGGCGCGTGCTCACCCCCGCACCCGTCGGTTGA
- a CDS encoding response regulator, with protein sequence MGNSPLITTPPLEPGTSTIRVFLMDDHELVRRGLVDLLKSEPDITVVGEAGTAAEALRRIPGARPDVALLDGRLPDGSGIDVCRDIRSGHPSIRCVILTSFDDDEALFSAIMAGASGYLLKEVGGSNLIAGIRQVAAGHSLIDPAVTQKLLDRLRNPVKESSKLDQLTPREREILDLITDGYTNRQIGDTLFLAEKTVKNYVSILLTKLGMQRRTQAAVYGSQLRNTANGGTNGPTTGSGR encoded by the coding sequence ATGGGCAATTCCCCTCTGATCACGACCCCGCCGCTCGAGCCCGGCACGTCGACCATCCGGGTGTTCCTGATGGACGACCACGAGCTGGTCCGGCGGGGCCTCGTCGACCTCCTCAAGTCCGAGCCCGACATCACCGTGGTGGGCGAGGCGGGCACGGCGGCCGAGGCGCTGCGCCGGATCCCCGGCGCGCGACCCGACGTCGCCCTGCTCGACGGGCGGCTGCCCGACGGCAGCGGCATCGACGTCTGCCGCGACATCCGTTCCGGCCACCCGAGCATCCGCTGCGTCATCCTCACGTCCTTCGACGACGACGAGGCCCTGTTCTCGGCGATCATGGCCGGCGCGTCGGGCTACCTGCTCAAGGAGGTCGGCGGCTCGAACCTCATCGCCGGCATCCGGCAGGTGGCGGCCGGGCACTCGCTGATCGACCCGGCCGTCACCCAGAAGCTGCTCGACCGGCTGCGCAACCCGGTCAAGGAGTCCTCGAAGCTCGACCAGCTGACGCCGCGGGAGCGGGAGATCCTCGACCTGATCACCGACGGCTACACCAACCGGCAGATCGGCGACACCCTGTTCCTGGCCGAGAAGACGGTCAAGAACTACGTCTCCATCCTGCTGACCAAGCTGGGCATGCAGCGCCGCACCCAGGCCGCGGTCTACGGGTCGCAGCTGCGCAACACCGCCAACGGCGGTACGAACGGCCCCACCACCGGCTCGGGGCGCTGA